A single window of Chitinophaga sp. XS-30 DNA harbors:
- the cysM gene encoding cysteine synthase CysM, with translation MRSVLDLVGNTPMVALQRIPENPNVTVYAKLEGTNPGGSVKDRAAYGMIKGARDRGEIKPGIKLIEATSGNTGIALAMIASLFGVEIEIVMPEDATRERVLTMEAFGAKVVLTPKEQSMEGAIDYAHAQVAKGGYYMLNQFANPDNYGMHYRTTGPEIWRDSEQRITHFVSAMGTTGTIMGVSRFLKEVNPAIQIVGCQPTDGSKIPGIRKWPEAYLPKIFEKERVDRTMDISEQEAREMTRRLAREEGIFCGMSSGGAVAAAIRLAGELESGVIVCIICDRGDRYLSSDLFG, from the coding sequence ATGAGATCAGTACTGGACCTGGTAGGCAACACCCCGATGGTGGCATTGCAACGCATTCCTGAAAACCCGAACGTAACGGTCTACGCCAAGCTGGAAGGCACCAACCCCGGCGGCAGCGTGAAGGACAGAGCAGCTTACGGCATGATCAAAGGCGCGCGGGACCGCGGCGAGATCAAACCCGGCATCAAACTCATTGAAGCCACCAGCGGCAATACCGGTATCGCACTGGCCATGATCGCCAGTCTTTTTGGCGTGGAAATCGAGATCGTTATGCCGGAGGATGCTACCCGGGAAAGGGTGCTGACCATGGAAGCCTTCGGCGCCAAAGTGGTGCTTACGCCAAAGGAACAAAGCATGGAAGGCGCGATCGACTACGCGCATGCCCAGGTGGCTAAGGGCGGTTATTACATGCTCAACCAGTTTGCCAATCCGGACAACTACGGGATGCATTACCGCACCACCGGGCCGGAGATCTGGCGCGATTCCGAACAGCGCATCACACACTTCGTTTCGGCGATGGGCACTACCGGTACCATCATGGGCGTGTCCCGCTTCCTGAAAGAAGTGAACCCTGCCATACAGATCGTAGGCTGCCAGCCGACGGATGGCTCCAAAATACCCGGTATCCGCAAATGGCCGGAAGCCTATCTCCCGAAAATATTCGAAAAAGAGCGGGTGGACCGGACGATGGACATCTCCGAGCAGGAAGCCCGGGAAATGACCAGGAGGCTGGCCCGGGAAGAAGGCATATTCTGCGGCATGAGCAGCGGCGGCGCCGTTGCGGCGGCCATAAGGCTGGCCGGGGAACTGGAGAGCGGGGTGATCGTTTGCATCATTTGTGACCGTGGGGACCGGTACCTGAGCAGTGATCTGTTTGGATGA
- a CDS encoding serine O-acetyltransferase, with translation MRKLLEQLKLRHAAAAANAYPSSERVCAFYSSLVNWLFPEHTGKVMDAVQLEQHVAALEEQLRGLLASMEGQLPRDAAATSALFMEQIPGIYDNLVKDAEAILQGDPAATCLYEVIRAYPGFYAIAAYRIAHALHTLDVPLLPRVITEFAHARTGIDIHPGAQIAPYFCIDHGTGIVIGETTVIGPHVKLYQGVTLGALSIDKSMAMAKRHPTIEEHVVIYAGATILGGDTIIGHHSIIGGNVWLIKSTAPHSRIYYKADGSIKVV, from the coding sequence ATGAGGAAATTATTGGAGCAACTCAAATTGCGGCATGCGGCTGCGGCAGCCAACGCTTATCCTTCTTCGGAAAGGGTTTGTGCTTTCTACAGCAGCCTGGTGAACTGGCTGTTCCCCGAGCATACCGGCAAGGTGATGGATGCGGTACAGCTGGAACAGCATGTGGCCGCGCTGGAAGAGCAGTTGCGGGGATTGCTGGCATCGATGGAAGGACAGCTACCCAGGGATGCCGCTGCCACCAGCGCGCTTTTCATGGAGCAGATACCGGGGATCTATGACAACCTGGTGAAAGATGCGGAGGCCATTTTGCAGGGAGACCCGGCCGCGACCTGCCTGTATGAAGTGATCCGGGCATACCCGGGTTTCTACGCCATCGCGGCATATCGCATTGCACATGCGCTGCACACGCTGGATGTACCGTTGCTGCCCAGGGTGATCACCGAGTTCGCGCATGCCCGCACGGGTATCGATATACATCCCGGCGCGCAGATCGCGCCGTATTTCTGTATCGACCACGGTACCGGTATCGTCATCGGGGAAACCACCGTGATCGGTCCGCATGTCAAACTCTACCAGGGTGTGACCCTCGGTGCGTTAAGCATTGATAAATCCATGGCGATGGCCAAACGCCATCCTACCATAGAAGAGCATGTGGTGATCTATGCCGGCGCCACCATCCTGGGCGGCGATACCATCATCGGGCACCATAGCATCATCGGCGGGAACGTCTGGCTCATCAAATCCACGGCACCGCATTCACGCATTTATTACAAAGCAGACGGCAGCATTAAAGTAGTTTAA
- a CDS encoding sigma-54 dependent transcriptional regulator: MANILIIDDEKSIRKTLSEILTYEGYKIEEAADGAEGFKMYQAKAYDAVLCDIKMPKMDGLEFLEKAKATNPDVPIIMVSGHGNIDTAVDAVKKGAYDYISKPPDLNRLLITLRNALDKTTLVAETKTLRKKVNKTPEMIGESAPIVKIKDTISKVAPTDARVLVTGDNGAGKELVARWIHEYSNRASGPLVEVNCAAIPSELIESELFGHEKGSFTSAVKQRIGKFEQANGGTLFLDEIGDMSLSAQAKVLRALQEGKITRVGGDKEISVDVRVVAATNKDLLREVEEKNFRLDLYHRLSVILIHVPSLNDRKDDIPLLVDHFLDSVCSEYGIARKVADKDAMKSLQLHQWTGNIRELRNVVERLVILSGKTITADDVENYVVPNHDKKKATT, from the coding sequence ATGGCCAACATTCTGATTATTGACGATGAAAAGAGTATCCGTAAAACGCTTTCGGAAATATTGACCTATGAAGGATACAAGATAGAAGAAGCGGCCGATGGCGCTGAAGGGTTCAAAATGTACCAGGCCAAGGCATACGATGCCGTGCTGTGCGACATCAAAATGCCGAAGATGGACGGCCTGGAATTCCTCGAAAAAGCAAAAGCAACCAATCCGGATGTGCCTATTATCATGGTATCCGGTCACGGTAATATAGATACAGCGGTGGATGCGGTGAAAAAAGGCGCGTATGATTATATTTCCAAACCGCCGGACCTCAACCGCCTGCTCATCACCCTGCGCAATGCGCTGGATAAGACCACCCTCGTGGCCGAAACCAAAACGCTTCGCAAAAAGGTGAACAAAACACCGGAAATGATCGGGGAATCCGCACCTATCGTAAAGATCAAGGATACCATCAGCAAAGTGGCCCCAACGGATGCCCGCGTGCTGGTGACCGGTGATAACGGTGCGGGCAAGGAACTGGTAGCGCGCTGGATACATGAATACAGCAACCGCGCCAGCGGCCCGCTTGTGGAAGTGAACTGCGCGGCCATCCCGAGCGAACTGATCGAAAGTGAACTGTTCGGCCACGAGAAAGGCTCTTTCACTTCCGCTGTGAAACAACGTATCGGGAAGTTTGAACAAGCGAACGGCGGTACGCTTTTCCTGGATGAGATAGGCGACATGAGCCTCAGCGCCCAGGCAAAGGTGCTGCGCGCATTGCAGGAAGGCAAGATCACCCGTGTGGGAGGGGACAAGGAGATCAGTGTGGACGTAAGGGTAGTGGCCGCAACAAATAAAGACCTGCTGAGGGAAGTGGAGGAAAAGAATTTCCGGCTGGACCTGTACCATCGCCTCAGCGTGATCCTCATTCACGTACCTTCCCTGAATGATCGCAAAGATGATATTCCCCTGCTGGTGGATCATTTCCTGGATAGCGTTTGCTCCGAATACGGCATTGCAAGGAAGGTGGCGGACAAAGATGCCATGAAATCCCTGCAGCTGCATCAGTGGACCGGTAATATCCGGGAGCTGCGCAACGTTGTGGAAAGGCTTGTGATCCTTTCCGGCAAAACCATTACAGCAGATGATGTGGAGAATTACGTTGTGCCCAATCACGACAAAAAAAAAGCCACTACCTGA
- a CDS encoding helix-turn-helix domain-containing protein, with amino-acid sequence MLTRLHAFRDEVEKIFIEFMLHKNGWNVSRTAQELDIQRSHLYNKMERYAIRKTADDE; translated from the coding sequence GTGCTGACGCGCCTGCATGCATTCCGGGATGAAGTGGAAAAGATCTTTATCGAGTTCATGCTGCACAAGAACGGCTGGAATGTTTCCAGGACGGCACAGGAGCTGGATATCCAGCGCAGCCATCTCTACAATAAAATGGAACGGTACGCTATTCGCAAAACCGCAGACGATGAATAA
- a CDS encoding alpha/beta fold hydrolase — MNNKHIYLISGLGADERVFRNLVFPEGYTVHYLPWIKPLSPDESISDYAARLARRIVHANPVLLGLSFGGMMCIEIARQMPVEKVILLSSVKHRGELPPWYNNLARLLLRRLPDKLLFSRRRFVVRLFMQTSTSEEKQLLEDYLSRKDYSYTRWALGAVLHWQNEWVPPGCVHIHGSSDRPFPRRYVSPTHTIVKGGHFMVMNRAAEISRILERELLSLQGPAVAAGV; from the coding sequence ATGAATAACAAGCACATTTACCTGATCAGCGGACTTGGAGCGGACGAACGGGTGTTCCGGAACCTGGTGTTCCCGGAAGGCTATACCGTACACTATCTTCCGTGGATCAAACCGCTCAGTCCGGATGAATCCATCAGCGATTATGCGGCTCGTCTGGCGCGCCGCATCGTTCATGCCAACCCGGTGCTGCTTGGCCTTTCTTTCGGAGGGATGATGTGTATCGAGATCGCGCGGCAGATGCCGGTGGAGAAAGTCATCCTGCTGTCGTCCGTAAAACACCGGGGAGAACTGCCGCCCTGGTATAATAACCTTGCCCGTTTGTTATTGCGCCGTTTGCCGGACAAGCTCCTGTTCAGCCGCCGGCGTTTTGTGGTAAGGCTCTTCATGCAAACCAGCACATCCGAAGAAAAGCAATTGCTGGAAGATTATCTCTCCAGGAAAGATTACAGTTATACCCGCTGGGCACTGGGAGCCGTGCTGCACTGGCAGAACGAATGGGTGCCGCCCGGTTGCGTACATATTCATGGCAGCAGCGACCGGCCCTTCCCCCGGCGGTACGTCAGCCCCACTCATACGATCGTTAAAGGCGGGCATTTCATGGTCATGAACCGGGCCGCGGAGATCAGCCGCATATTGGAAAGAGAGTTATTGTCATTACAGGGCCCCGCTGTTGCTGCGGGCGTATGA
- a CDS encoding MerR family transcriptional regulator, which produces MNSYTIKDLESLTGIKAHTIRIWEQRYKLLRPKRKDTNHRIYDNRDLKRMMRIAYLYHQGYKISRIAEMTDEEVKQLSLEESGKKDAHLHQAYINQLVEAMIDFDQNRFEKIFHNVLLRMGFEQCILTVIYPFLERVGLLWLADRVIPAQEHFAAGIIRKKLMVAIDGLELPADKPERFLVFLPQGELHEIPALFVQYLLKKSGCPVIYFGCNIPLEDIRFYANRKPVDHIYTHLITNFPQRKLNNLVRDMAALFPDLRITISGPQATRITPPLPPNIRVILSPEALLSYARSNSGAL; this is translated from the coding sequence TTGAACAGTTATACCATCAAAGATCTGGAAAGCCTTACCGGCATCAAAGCACACACGATCCGGATATGGGAGCAGCGATACAAGCTGCTGCGGCCCAAAAGGAAAGATACCAATCACCGCATCTATGACAACCGCGATCTCAAACGTATGATGCGGATCGCCTACCTGTACCATCAGGGCTACAAGATCTCCAGGATCGCGGAAATGACGGACGAGGAGGTAAAGCAGCTGTCGCTGGAAGAAAGCGGCAAGAAAGACGCTCATCTGCACCAGGCCTATATCAACCAGCTGGTGGAAGCCATGATCGATTTTGACCAGAACAGGTTTGAGAAGATATTTCACAACGTATTGCTGCGCATGGGGTTCGAGCAATGTATCCTGACGGTGATCTACCCTTTCCTGGAACGGGTGGGGCTGCTTTGGCTGGCGGACCGCGTGATTCCGGCGCAGGAGCATTTCGCTGCCGGCATCATCCGCAAAAAACTGATGGTGGCTATAGACGGGCTGGAACTTCCGGCAGACAAACCGGAACGTTTTCTGGTTTTCCTCCCGCAGGGTGAGCTGCATGAAATACCCGCGCTCTTTGTACAGTACCTGCTGAAAAAAAGCGGCTGCCCGGTCATCTATTTCGGCTGTAACATCCCGCTGGAAGATATCCGCTTCTATGCGAACCGCAAACCGGTGGATCATATCTACACGCACCTCATCACCAATTTCCCGCAAAGAAAGCTGAACAACCTGGTGCGGGACATGGCTGCGCTTTTCCCGGACCTCCGCATCACCATTTCCGGTCCGCAGGCAACGCGGATCACACCGCCGCTGCCGCCGAATATCCGGGTGATACTTTCACCGGAAGCATTGCTGTCATACGCCCGCAGCAACAGCGGGGCCCTGTAA
- the lepB gene encoding signal peptidase I, which produces MNLAFWRKKDGQPKKKKSAVREWLDAAIFAVIAATLIRTFIFEAYTIPTPSMEKTLLVNDFLFVSKVSYGPRVPMTPLAVPFTHHTLPLTKYSKAYSEAIQWKYRRIPGFGDIRRNDVVVFNFPEGDTVALERQDESYYDLVRRNGRERVWNEYHVISRPVDKRENYIKRCVGIAGDTLAVVNGVVVVNGQPESQPPHSERLYQVQTTNGDHLNPVRLEEMGIDGQYEIMEHGKYSYNLTPSESTTIGAFPVVSNNIHPYVSPMVDGVWPQDTANFKFTVDNFGPIYIPKKGASVRLDSSNVELYRRIIEVYEDNTLENRSGQWVINGTPTDLYTFKMNYYWMMGDNRHKSLDSRYWGFVPEDHVVGKAWLIWMSYGKGGIRWSRLFRTIK; this is translated from the coding sequence ATGAACCTTGCATTTTGGCGAAAGAAGGACGGTCAGCCAAAGAAGAAAAAGTCTGCCGTACGCGAATGGCTGGATGCGGCCATTTTTGCGGTGATAGCAGCTACGCTGATACGGACCTTCATTTTTGAGGCATACACCATCCCTACCCCGTCTATGGAAAAAACATTGCTGGTGAACGATTTCCTGTTTGTCAGCAAAGTGAGTTACGGCCCCCGTGTTCCGATGACGCCACTGGCAGTTCCGTTTACGCACCATACTTTACCGCTTACCAAATACAGCAAGGCCTACTCCGAGGCTATTCAGTGGAAATACCGCCGTATTCCCGGTTTCGGGGACATCCGCCGCAATGATGTGGTGGTATTCAACTTCCCGGAAGGAGATACCGTTGCCCTGGAACGCCAGGATGAAAGTTATTACGACCTCGTTCGCCGGAACGGCCGGGAGCGCGTGTGGAATGAATATCATGTGATCTCCCGCCCCGTGGATAAACGGGAAAACTATATCAAGCGCTGTGTTGGGATAGCGGGAGATACGCTCGCTGTTGTCAACGGTGTGGTAGTCGTGAACGGTCAGCCGGAATCGCAGCCCCCGCATAGCGAACGCCTGTACCAGGTGCAAACCACGAACGGAGATCACCTGAACCCCGTACGGCTGGAAGAAATGGGGATAGACGGGCAGTACGAGATCATGGAACATGGCAAGTACAGTTACAATCTCACCCCTTCGGAATCCACCACCATCGGCGCTTTCCCTGTTGTGTCCAATAATATTCACCCCTATGTCAGCCCCATGGTAGATGGCGTATGGCCGCAGGATACCGCGAACTTCAAATTCACGGTAGACAATTTCGGACCCATCTATATTCCAAAGAAAGGGGCTTCCGTGCGGCTGGACAGCAGTAATGTGGAGCTTTACCGCAGGATCATCGAAGTATATGAAGACAATACGCTGGAGAACAGGAGCGGCCAATGGGTGATCAACGGTACGCCGACCGACCTGTACACTTTTAAAATGAACTATTACTGGATGATGGGGGATAACCGCCATAAGTCGCTGGATTCCCGCTACTGGGGATTTGTGCCGGAAGACCATGTGGTAGGAAAGGCATGGCTCATCTGGATGAGCTATGGCAAAGGAGGCATCCGCTGGAGCCGCCTGTTCAGGACCATCAAATAA
- a CDS encoding cytidine deaminase yields MATKTARFTYEEHDDESTLSKEEVSLLHAAREAAQHAYAPYSHFRVGAMLLMENGKTVSGTNQENASYPVGICAERTGLSAASSLYPGMPVKAIAVSYDNELGESDRPITPCGICRQTLAEYQQRFGAPIRLILAGRTGKIWVIPDSNALLPLSFSGDDLK; encoded by the coding sequence ATGGCGACAAAAACGGCCCGGTTCACTTACGAAGAGCATGATGACGAATCCACACTGAGCAAGGAAGAAGTTTCTCTGCTGCACGCAGCCCGGGAGGCCGCCCAACATGCTTATGCTCCTTATTCCCACTTCCGCGTAGGCGCCATGCTGCTGATGGAAAACGGGAAGACCGTCAGCGGCACCAACCAGGAGAATGCCTCCTATCCCGTAGGGATCTGTGCGGAAAGGACCGGTCTCTCCGCCGCATCCTCCCTGTATCCCGGCATGCCGGTAAAAGCCATCGCGGTGAGTTATGATAATGAGCTGGGAGAAAGCGACCGGCCCATCACTCCCTGCGGCATCTGCCGGCAGACACTCGCGGAATACCAGCAAAGGTTCGGGGCACCCATCCGCCTGATCCTCGCCGGCCGGACCGGGAAGATCTGGGTGATACCGGACAGCAATGCGCTGCTGCCGCTCTCTTTTTCCGGGGATGATCTGAAGTAG
- a CDS encoding lipopolysaccharide assembly protein LapB, whose translation MILYRILFLCLLSAGTPSGDRAKQLYKEGLHLKRDGRLEEAQQCFTAAILANSRFADAYLELAVLFRQQQQPEPAKQQLFALLEVVPEHPEALQTLAEIFLEEKAWEDALAYAFRAQEQGCAGMHRIIGISYAQLDHPREAIQALETAGKEGADVFPQLARLHAQQEDYPQGIRYYEQALQRDSSAADLYFELGMMHFNMKNYPKATIAFEQAGKLGHAVDADLYLNLGMAHLEQAGYTDAIRHLRKALTLRPNDIQVMINLANAYYKQQDFANAITQWNNILMLQPLNGFAMFMLGKSYICSGEVAKGQAICDQALALGTR comes from the coding sequence ATGATCCTGTACCGTATCCTTTTCCTATGCCTTCTTTCTGCTGGTACACCATCCGGTGACCGGGCGAAGCAACTGTATAAAGAAGGGCTGCACCTGAAGCGGGACGGCCGCCTGGAGGAAGCGCAGCAATGTTTCACCGCTGCCATCCTGGCCAATAGCCGGTTTGCGGACGCATACCTGGAGCTGGCGGTCCTGTTCCGGCAGCAGCAACAGCCCGAACCGGCGAAGCAGCAGTTATTTGCCCTGCTGGAGGTAGTACCGGAGCACCCGGAAGCTTTGCAGACGCTCGCGGAAATATTCCTCGAAGAAAAGGCCTGGGAAGATGCGCTGGCATATGCTTTCCGGGCACAGGAGCAGGGTTGTGCCGGAATGCACCGCATCATCGGCATCAGCTATGCGCAGCTGGACCATCCGCGTGAGGCTATACAGGCGCTGGAAACAGCCGGAAAAGAGGGGGCGGATGTATTTCCCCAACTGGCGCGCCTCCATGCGCAGCAGGAAGATTACCCGCAGGGCATCCGTTATTATGAGCAGGCGCTGCAGCGGGACAGCAGTGCGGCCGACCTGTATTTTGAACTGGGAATGATGCATTTTAATATGAAAAACTATCCGAAAGCCACTATTGCATTCGAGCAGGCGGGTAAACTTGGCCATGCCGTTGATGCAGATCTTTATCTGAACCTGGGAATGGCCCACCTTGAACAGGCCGGTTATACAGACGCTATCCGTCATCTCCGCAAGGCATTGACCCTTCGCCCGAATGATATTCAGGTGATGATCAACCTGGCGAATGCCTATTACAAACAGCAGGATTTTGCGAATGCCATTACACAATGGAACAACATTCTCATGCTGCAGCCATTGAACGGCTTTGCCATGTTCATGCTGGGAAAATCGTACATCTGTTCAGGCGAGGTGGCCAAAGGCCAGGCGATCTGCGATCAGGCGCTGGCCCTCGGCACGAGGTGA
- a CDS encoding arginine--tRNA ligase: MSVVSAIKSAAAAAIQALYQQPFTTADISVNTTKPEFEGEYTVVVFPFTKFSRQKPEETGQTLGQRLLEQHPELFAGFNVVKGFLNLQIHHQYWVGYLQKAHGNKAIGQKPANGRKVMVEYSSPNTNKPLHLGHLRNNFLGYSVAEIYKANGFEVIKANLVNDRGIHICKSMLAWQLFAHGDTPESTGIKGDHLVGDYYVKFETILREQAEPIISRVLEGDFSDFDETEKDRVQKLFQALQKPEVHDDKEKSAKITDEIKELSRNKTEIMQQAKIMLQQWEAGNPEVRALWQTMNGWVYEGFDATYKRLGIDFDKMYYESNTYLLGKDLVEEGLRKGVLFRKEDNSVWIDLTAEGLDEKLLLRGDGTSVYMTQDLGTARLKYADYQMEQSLYVVADEQNYHFKVLKLILEKLGEPCADGVFHLSYGMVELPQGRMKSREGTVVDADDMIDEMVNTAASHTAELGKVKGFSEDELQELYNTIGLGAMKFFLLKVDPRKKMIFNPEESIDLHGFTGPFIQYSHARIKSIMREFPAEYLEQLGSYHHRSDLLPMEKELIMLCEQFDGILEEAQREMSPAVIANYAFLLAQTFNSFYAKKEEGKYIYSVRDAETEERKKLRLQIASLTANTIKQSMKMLGISVPERM, translated from the coding sequence ATGAGTGTAGTTTCTGCAATTAAAAGCGCCGCAGCAGCGGCCATCCAGGCCTTGTACCAGCAACCTTTCACCACTGCCGACATCTCGGTCAATACCACCAAGCCGGAATTCGAGGGAGAATATACTGTTGTTGTATTCCCGTTCACGAAGTTCAGCCGCCAGAAACCTGAGGAAACAGGACAAACACTGGGGCAACGCCTCCTGGAGCAACACCCGGAGCTGTTCGCCGGCTTCAATGTGGTAAAAGGCTTCCTGAACCTGCAGATACATCATCAATACTGGGTCGGGTACCTTCAAAAAGCGCACGGCAACAAAGCAATAGGGCAAAAACCCGCCAATGGGCGAAAGGTGATGGTGGAATACTCTTCCCCCAATACCAATAAACCCCTGCACCTGGGGCATCTCCGGAACAATTTCCTCGGTTACTCTGTGGCGGAGATCTACAAGGCCAACGGCTTTGAGGTGATCAAAGCCAACCTGGTGAACGACCGCGGCATCCATATCTGCAAGTCCATGCTCGCATGGCAGCTGTTTGCCCATGGCGATACGCCGGAAAGTACCGGAATCAAAGGCGATCACCTCGTCGGCGACTACTATGTAAAATTCGAGACCATCCTGCGGGAACAGGCGGAACCGATCATTTCCCGCGTACTGGAAGGCGACTTCAGCGATTTTGATGAAACGGAAAAAGACCGCGTGCAAAAACTCTTTCAGGCCCTCCAGAAACCTGAAGTGCATGACGACAAGGAAAAGTCCGCCAAGATCACGGACGAGATCAAAGAACTGAGCCGCAACAAGACCGAGATCATGCAGCAGGCGAAGATCATGCTGCAGCAATGGGAAGCCGGCAACCCGGAAGTGAGGGCGCTCTGGCAGACCATGAACGGATGGGTGTACGAAGGTTTCGATGCCACTTACAAACGCCTCGGCATCGACTTCGATAAAATGTACTACGAAAGCAATACCTATCTGCTGGGGAAAGACCTGGTGGAAGAAGGTTTGCGCAAGGGCGTACTGTTCCGTAAAGAAGATAATTCCGTATGGATAGACCTGACCGCGGAAGGGCTGGATGAAAAACTCCTGCTGCGCGGCGATGGTACGTCCGTATATATGACACAGGACCTCGGCACAGCCCGCCTGAAGTATGCAGATTACCAGATGGAGCAAAGCCTGTACGTGGTGGCCGACGAACAGAACTACCATTTCAAGGTGCTGAAGCTGATCCTGGAAAAACTTGGCGAACCTTGTGCGGATGGCGTCTTCCACCTCTCCTACGGTATGGTGGAATTACCCCAGGGCCGTATGAAAAGCCGGGAAGGCACCGTTGTGGATGCTGACGATATGATCGATGAAATGGTGAATACCGCGGCCAGCCACACGGCGGAACTGGGAAAAGTAAAAGGGTTCTCCGAAGATGAACTGCAGGAACTGTATAACACCATCGGTCTGGGCGCTATGAAATTCTTCCTCCTGAAAGTAGATCCCAGGAAAAAGATGATCTTCAACCCCGAGGAATCCATCGATCTGCACGGGTTTACCGGCCCCTTTATCCAGTACAGCCATGCCCGTATCAAATCCATTATGCGCGAGTTCCCGGCGGAATACCTGGAACAGCTGGGCAGCTATCATCACCGCAGCGACCTGCTCCCCATGGAAAAAGAGCTGATCATGCTCTGTGAGCAGTTCGACGGCATCCTGGAAGAAGCGCAAAGGGAAATGAGCCCGGCCGTGATCGCCAACTATGCGTTCCTGCTGGCACAGACCTTCAATTCCTTTTACGCCAAGAAAGAAGAAGGCAAATACATTTACTCCGTCAGGGATGCGGAAACGGAAGAAAGGAAGAAACTGCGCCTGCAGATCGCTTCACTCACCGCCAATACCATCAAGCAAAGTATGAAAATGCTGGGGATCAGCGTTCCGGAAAGGATGTGA
- a CDS encoding OmpA family protein encodes MNSSIIRWVFCMLAAIPVTTLAQTRPEPETSSPSTSSGTLFGGSRNFRTFSIGVNGGVLIPSVATGGSNDFSKWQLNYGYGAYVKWQLLHFLGLRADYVGGKLKADNSRKLGNGEDPNSPYSSFETSLKWSGSLNAVFNLATINWLHKQNTAQLYVSVGGGLAGYSPEITTAGGITTEYKPSGIIKEFYVPIGAGLKFKLSETVNLDLGYTMHYLDGDNLDGYIKGASKDKYAYGYAGLEFPLGNRSKPQLAWHNAPAVMYDEMAAQRDQMKLELDAEKENNARLAASVAKLQADSDGDGVSDVFDKCPGTASGDKVDGSGCPLPKPDTVKPVQVIITEDDRRLVRDAIANLEFATGSASIKPSSHMSLNKVADLLVRKNLSLKLAGHTDNVGTDSKNMILSKQRAESVKAYLVGKGVNPSRIEATGYGETQPIASNKTAAGRQQNRRVEFTIY; translated from the coding sequence ATGAACAGCTCGATCATCAGATGGGTATTTTGCATGTTGGCCGCAATTCCCGTTACAACACTGGCCCAGACCCGGCCGGAACCCGAAACATCAAGCCCCTCCACATCTTCCGGCACCCTTTTTGGCGGCAGCAGGAACTTCCGGACCTTTTCCATCGGCGTGAACGGCGGTGTTCTCATCCCCTCCGTGGCCACCGGAGGCAGCAATGACTTTTCCAAATGGCAGCTCAATTACGGCTACGGCGCCTACGTCAAATGGCAGCTTCTTCATTTCCTCGGCCTCCGGGCGGATTATGTAGGCGGCAAGCTCAAGGCGGACAACAGCCGTAAACTGGGGAATGGCGAAGACCCCAACAGCCCTTATTCCTCATTCGAGACCAGCCTTAAATGGTCTGGCAGCCTGAATGCCGTATTCAATCTCGCTACCATCAACTGGCTGCACAAACAGAACACCGCCCAGCTGTACGTCTCCGTAGGCGGCGGACTGGCAGGCTACAGCCCCGAGATCACCACTGCCGGCGGCATCACCACCGAATACAAACCCTCCGGCATAATCAAAGAATTTTATGTGCCAATAGGCGCAGGCCTCAAATTCAAATTATCGGAAACCGTGAACCTGGACCTGGGGTACACCATGCATTATCTTGACGGGGACAACCTCGACGGCTATATCAAAGGGGCATCGAAAGACAAGTATGCCTATGGGTACGCCGGCCTGGAGTTCCCGCTCGGCAACCGCAGCAAACCGCAACTGGCGTGGCATAACGCTCCCGCCGTGATGTATGATGAAATGGCGGCGCAGCGGGACCAGATGAAACTGGAACTGGACGCCGAAAAGGAAAACAATGCCAGGCTGGCGGCCAGCGTAGCCAAACTGCAGGCTGACAGCGATGGGGACGGCGTTTCCGACGTTTTCGATAAATGCCCCGGCACCGCAAGTGGCGATAAGGTGGACGGCTCCGGCTGCCCCTTACCGAAACCCGATACCGTAAAACCTGTACAGGTGATCATTACGGAAGATGACCGCCGCCTGGTGCGCGATGCCATTGCCAACCTCGAATTTGCCACCGGCAGCGCCAGCATCAAACCCAGCTCACACATGTCGCTGAATAAAGTGGCAGACCTCCTGGTGCGCAAGAACCTCAGCCTGAAGCTGGCCGGCCATACCGACAATGTGGGGACCGACAGCAAGAACATGATCCTCTCCAAACAAAGGGCCGAATCCGTAAAAGCCTACCTGGTGGGCAAAGGCGTCAATCCCAGCCGGATAGAGGCTACCGGTTACGGTGAAACACAACCTATTGCCAGCAATAAAACAGCCGCAGGCAGGCAACAAAACCGCCGGGTAGAATTCACGATCTATTGA